Proteins from a genomic interval of Rhodothermales bacterium:
- a CDS encoding CPBP family intramembrane metalloprotease — MNLKAYFQNTRTVTYSVILALPLLVAYEVLIVLVNNGTDVPVRVGADVWIKQVIDMVGDVGMFVIGALLVVGGLWLVKRDRENGVPLRPRYFGWMLLESMLYAVVVAGIVSRLVGAIYYNIAPVALMASVQEIGLAKMLALSLGAGLYEELVFRVLLVGGLFWLFTRKKQEGSRRIGAYLLAAVIGAAIFSGVHYTGTFGDPFELPSFTFRFLFGLALNALYLWRGFGIAAWTHAIYDVLVVTNTL; from the coding sequence AAAGCCTACTTCCAGAACACTCGGACCGTTACCTACTCGGTCATCCTGGCGCTGCCGCTTCTGGTGGCGTACGAGGTGTTGATTGTGCTGGTCAACAACGGGACCGATGTGCCGGTGCGGGTGGGCGCGGACGTGTGGATCAAGCAGGTGATCGACATGGTCGGCGATGTCGGCATGTTCGTCATCGGGGCGCTTCTTGTCGTAGGCGGGCTCTGGCTGGTCAAGCGCGATCGCGAGAACGGAGTGCCGCTTCGGCCCCGCTATTTCGGCTGGATGCTGCTTGAAAGCATGCTGTACGCCGTGGTGGTAGCGGGCATCGTATCGCGATTGGTGGGGGCCATCTACTACAACATTGCGCCGGTCGCCTTGATGGCGTCGGTCCAGGAAATCGGACTCGCCAAGATGCTGGCGCTTTCGCTGGGTGCCGGGCTGTATGAAGAGCTGGTGTTTCGCGTGCTGCTGGTAGGTGGTCTGTTCTGGCTCTTCACGCGTAAGAAGCAGGAGGGCAGCCGTCGCATCGGGGCCTACTTGCTGGCGGCGGTCATCGGCGCCGCCATTTTCAGCGGCGTGCACTATACCGGGACATTCGGCGACCCGTTTGAACTGCCGAGCTTTACGTTTCGATTTCTGTTCGGACTGGCACTCAATGCTTTGTACCTGTGGCGTGGCTTCGGCATAGCCGCCTGGACCCACGCCATATATGACGTGCTGGTCGTGACCAATACGCTATAG
- a CDS encoding methyltransferase domain-containing protein: MKTPSWRKGLLGKGGFWQNGYWYDLHVERRIPLVMPMLEEILAALPPLGPGVSVCDLGCGTGNAGFAVMSAYPGIRLTLLDRDEDLLVLAQSKLAEISDGALAIRAEIRADGEAIPGGPFDVVVASLALQDIVGADIEGAEAESHYELLFQGIFDALNPGGHLIVADGAGTIGLYRQMKAMERAGFMDVDCAWRQNELFVCGGRTPE; the protein is encoded by the coding sequence ATGAAAACACCCAGCTGGCGCAAGGGACTTCTCGGCAAGGGAGGCTTCTGGCAGAACGGATACTGGTACGACCTCCACGTGGAGCGTCGCATTCCGCTCGTCATGCCGATGCTGGAGGAGATCCTCGCGGCCCTGCCGCCGCTGGGCCCGGGCGTGTCGGTCTGCGACCTGGGCTGTGGCACCGGCAACGCGGGCTTCGCGGTGATGTCGGCGTACCCGGGAATCCGCCTCACGTTGCTGGATCGCGATGAGGACCTGCTGGTGCTGGCGCAGTCCAAGCTGGCGGAAATCAGTGATGGCGCATTGGCCATTCGGGCGGAAATCCGCGCGGATGGAGAGGCCATACCGGGCGGCCCGTTTGATGTGGTGGTCGCGTCGTTGGCCTTGCAGGACATTGTAGGTGCGGACATCGAGGGTGCGGAGGCGGAGTCGCACTACGAACTTCTTTTCCAGGGCATCTTCGACGCGCTCAACCCGGGAGGTCACCTCATCGTCGCTGACGGCGCGGGTACGATCGGACTCTACCGGCAGATGAAGGCCATGGAGCGTGCCGGATTCATGGACGTAGATTGTGCCTGGCGACAGAACGAACTGTTTGTATGCGGCGGCCGCACGCCCGAATGA
- the htpX gene encoding zinc metalloprotease HtpX — protein sequence MNNFFRTSALMAAMIVLFGLIGAGLYGQTGMIIAFVVAVAINFGSYWFSDKIVLKMYKATEVGPSEAPELYRMVDRLRQNAALPMPKLYVIPNDQPNAFATGRNPENAAVAVTNGIVRLLSPQELEGVIAHELAHIKNRDILTSTIAATLAAAITMLARFGMFAGGDRDRGGAIVNLLMIFLAPLAAFIIQMAISRAREFAADRTGAEICGNPRSLASALERLQSGAERVRMDANPATAHMFIVNPFAGGMSGLRTLFSTHPSTDKRIQRLLALEGRR from the coding sequence ATGAACAACTTCTTTCGCACTTCGGCCCTTATGGCGGCCATGATTGTGCTCTTCGGGCTGATTGGCGCCGGGCTGTACGGCCAGACGGGCATGATCATCGCCTTTGTGGTGGCCGTGGCCATCAACTTTGGCAGCTACTGGTTCAGCGACAAGATTGTGCTGAAGATGTACAAGGCCACCGAGGTCGGCCCGTCCGAGGCGCCGGAGCTGTACCGCATGGTGGATCGGCTGCGCCAGAACGCCGCGCTGCCGATGCCGAAGCTCTACGTCATCCCGAATGATCAGCCGAACGCGTTTGCTACCGGCCGCAACCCCGAGAACGCGGCCGTGGCCGTCACCAACGGCATCGTTCGCCTTCTGAGTCCTCAGGAGCTGGAGGGCGTGATCGCCCACGAGCTGGCGCACATCAAGAACCGGGACATCCTCACATCGACGATTGCGGCCACTTTGGCGGCGGCTATTACCATGCTGGCGCGGTTCGGCATGTTTGCCGGAGGTGACAGGGATCGCGGAGGGGCCATCGTCAATCTGCTGATGATCTTCCTGGCGCCGCTTGCTGCCTTCATTATTCAGATGGCCATTTCCCGGGCCCGGGAGTTTGCAGCAGACCGAACCGGAGCGGAGATCTGCGGCAATCCGCGCTCGTTGGCCAGCGCGCTGGAGCGGCTGCAGTCCGGTGCGGAGCGAGTTCGCATGGATGCCAATCCGGCCACCGCCCACATGTTCATTGTGAACCCGTTTGCGGGCGGAATGAGTGGACTGCGCACCCTTTTCTCGACACACCCGTCTACGGACAAGAGAATTCAGCGATTGCTGGCGCTTGAAGGGCGCCGATAG
- a CDS encoding site-2 protease family protein, translating into MKGSARIGTVSGIGIFVHWTFWILLGGLFAWYMYLGATVVAAIMGIVLVLAVFGCVILHELGHAMAARRYGIPTLDITMYPIGGVARLQRIPREPKQELVIALAGPAVNLGIAALLALLGGAGQGADPLWMVMSGDGGMLEMLMWINLALVGFNMIPAFPMDGGRVFRAGLATWTDYRRATHIASLVGIVMAIGMIIYGVVTFNPALPFVGLFVMFAGRQEVAHVMETS; encoded by the coding sequence ATGAAAGGATCCGCACGCATAGGTACCGTATCGGGGATCGGCATTTTTGTCCACTGGACCTTCTGGATCCTGCTGGGCGGCCTGTTTGCGTGGTACATGTACCTGGGTGCGACCGTGGTCGCCGCCATCATGGGCATCGTCCTGGTGCTGGCGGTGTTCGGCTGCGTGATTCTGCATGAGCTCGGTCATGCCATGGCGGCGCGGAGATACGGGATTCCGACGCTCGACATCACCATGTATCCCATCGGCGGCGTGGCGCGGCTCCAGCGTATTCCGCGTGAGCCCAAGCAGGAACTGGTGATTGCCCTGGCCGGGCCGGCGGTGAACCTGGGCATTGCGGCCCTGCTGGCTCTGCTTGGTGGTGCCGGTCAGGGAGCGGATCCGCTGTGGATGGTGATGTCTGGTGACGGCGGCATGCTGGAGATGCTGATGTGGATCAACCTGGCCCTGGTTGGATTCAATATGATCCCCGCCTTTCCCATGGATGGAGGTCGCGTTTTCAGGGCTGGTCTTGCCACCTGGACGGACTACCGGCGGGCCACCCACATTGCGTCGCTCGTCGGAATCGTCATGGCCATCGGCATGATTATCTACGGCGTGGTGACGTTCAATCCCGCACTGCCGTTTGTGGGACTCTTCGTGATGTTCGCGGGCCGCCAGGAGGTGGCGCATGTCATGGAGACCTCGTAG
- the recO gene encoding DNA repair protein RecO, producing the protein MSSSRTEILRTDAVVLKAMDYGETSRIVTLFTRDHGRVGVMARGARSSKSRFGSTLEPMSWIQTVIHFKPGRDLQSLSEASHMELFANIGRSLDRIAAGVRTIELTSALMQSGQSNPIVLELQVEALRLIDQADERIGNVWPFYAMRLAGLLGLSPSFGRPEVDRLPGDGGWLRLDTGGLDAMRPAGVQSMKASRSALRAFAVCTRAPADMVMRMNMNDAVLGEVTRLVESFIQYHVEDAFPRRTARVLGQIGM; encoded by the coding sequence ATGTCCTCATCCCGCACCGAGATCCTGCGCACGGACGCCGTGGTCCTCAAGGCCATGGACTATGGCGAGACCAGCCGCATCGTCACGCTGTTCACGCGCGATCACGGACGAGTCGGTGTGATGGCTCGGGGGGCACGGTCGTCCAAGAGCCGGTTCGGCTCGACCCTGGAGCCGATGTCGTGGATTCAGACCGTGATCCACTTCAAGCCGGGACGCGATCTCCAGTCGCTTTCGGAAGCGTCACACATGGAGCTCTTTGCCAACATTGGCCGCTCGCTGGATCGAATTGCCGCGGGCGTGCGCACCATCGAACTCACGTCTGCGCTCATGCAAAGCGGGCAGAGCAATCCCATCGTATTGGAACTTCAGGTCGAGGCACTGCGCCTGATTGACCAGGCCGATGAGCGCATCGGCAACGTCTGGCCGTTCTATGCGATGCGACTTGCCGGGCTGCTGGGCCTGTCGCCGTCCTTTGGCCGCCCCGAGGTGGACCGGCTTCCGGGGGACGGTGGCTGGTTGCGCCTGGATACCGGCGGCCTGGACGCGATGCGACCGGCCGGCGTGCAAAGCATGAAGGCCTCGCGGTCCGCGCTGCGGGCATTCGCCGTCTGCACGCGGGCGCCGGCAGACATGGTCATGCGCATGAACATGAACGATGCGGTCCTCGGCGAAGTCACACGCCTCGTGGAGTCATTCATCCAGTATCACGTCGAGGACGCCTTTCCGCGTAGGACGGCCCGCGTGTTGGGGCAGATCGGGATGTAG
- a CDS encoding ComEA family DNA-binding protein, whose protein sequence is MKRDDLLRFYYRAQLHLGLTASEFRGLCILAGLLVFGVAAQELSRRIPAVDEALYQELEAEYHERASRWTSAELIGPPQQQAIESATTPGPVAQAPEKLIDLNTATSEELQTLPRIGPALAARILLHREQFGPFRSVADLEMVRGIGAATMEGLRLMVTATPVPDSLRGG, encoded by the coding sequence ATGAAGCGCGACGACCTCCTGCGATTCTACTACCGGGCCCAGCTGCATCTGGGCCTGACGGCGTCCGAGTTTCGAGGGCTCTGCATCCTGGCCGGACTGCTTGTGTTCGGGGTGGCCGCACAGGAGTTGTCACGCCGGATTCCAGCTGTCGACGAGGCGCTGTATCAGGAACTCGAGGCCGAGTACCACGAACGGGCCAGCCGGTGGACTTCCGCAGAGTTGATCGGACCGCCGCAACAGCAGGCGATAGAGTCCGCCACCACTCCTGGCCCGGTGGCCCAGGCGCCGGAGAAACTCATCGACCTGAACACGGCGACCTCTGAGGAACTGCAAACCCTGCCTCGCATCGGGCCCGCGCTGGCCGCCCGCATTCTTCTCCACCGGGAGCAGTTCGGCCCATTCAGATCGGTCGCCGACTTGGAGATGGTACGTGGAATCGGGGCCGCGACCATGGAGGGTCTACGTCTGATGGTGACCGCGACGCCCGTGCCGGACTCGCTTCGCGGCGGCTAG